The Parus major isolate Abel chromosome 5, Parus_major1.1, whole genome shotgun sequence genome contains a region encoding:
- the TMEM86A gene encoding lysoplasmalogenase-like protein TMEM86A: MVSPVTVVKSEGPKLVPFFKATCVYFVLWLPTSSPSWFSALIKCLPIFCLWVFLLAHGINFLVSHRSASRILAGLIFSAVGDAFLIWQEQGYFIHGLLMFAITHILYSSAFGMKPLDLKAGLLMGVVSSSCYAFLYSYLSGPFTYLVAVYIALIGFMGWRAVAGVQLCNDLWTWTKLSACVGAMLFMVSDLTIALNKFCFPVPYSRFIIMATYYAAQMLIALSAVETRDEEDFRKRS; encoded by the exons gtGAAGAGTGAAGGCCCCAAACTGGTCCCCTTCTTTAAAGCCACTTGTGTCTATTTTGTCCTCTGGCTGCCAACTTCTAGCCCCTCTTGGTTCAGTGCCCTCATTAAATGCCTGCCCATCTTTTGCCTGTGGGTTTTCCTTCTGGCTCATGGGATAAACTTCTTAGTGTCACACCGGAGTGCCAGCCGCATCCTAGCGGGACTCATATTCTCGGCAGTGGGAGACGCCTTTCTCatctggcaggagcagggctaCTTCATTCATG GTCTGCTGATGTTCGCCATCACACACATCCTGTACTCCTCAGCCTTTGGGATGAAGCCTTTGGACCTCAAAGCCGGCTTGCTGATGGGCGTTGTTTCCAGTTCCTGCTATGCCTTCCTCTACTCCTACCTCTCGGGTCCGTTCACCTACCTGGTGGCCGTCTACATCGCCCTGATCGGCTTCATGGGCTGGCGGGCGGTGGCGGGCGTGCAGCTGTGCAATGACCTGTGGACATGGACCAAGCTGTCGGCCTGCGTGGGCGCCATGCTCTTCATGGTGTCGGACCTCACCATCGCGCTCAACAAGTTCTGCTTCCCCGTGCCCTACTCGCGCTTCATCATCATGGCCACCTACTACGCGGCCCAAATGCTGATTGCGCTGTCGGCCGTAGAGACCAGAGATGAAGAGGACTTCAGGAAGAGGAGCTAG